The region ACCCGAGTAAAAAATCTTGGGTTCTGTGTTTCATTACGTGGAACATCGACGCCTTCTACGGTGGAAACCATTTTAACTGTTTTCGAGGGATCTGATATTTTCGGAATTGATTACGATTCCTGCCAGCCAAGCGGCGCAAATATTTCTATAATCAAAAAAGAAACATTAATCACTCGTCGCGGTGATGTTGTGGAGATGTTCGTTGATAACTGGTGGGATGAGGGGCAACCAATGCTTTTGTTAAAGCACTATATCTCCCAACAACTCGAAAACGCCAAAGTGTCTGAAATCGCGCCGGCTAAGTGCGCTGAGCTGAAACCGCCTTCACGGTGATTCATTAATTAATGGGAATTGGATTTAACCGGATAGTACTCGTGAGGCACTTGCAAGCCACGTCTAACAATTTTCTCTGTCATGATAGAATTTTTCATTAACAAAGAAGAGACCACATACGCAATCGAACAGCATCCCAACAACGGAACTAAACCTAGTGGTTGCTTTGTTCCTTCCAAAGCAAAAACGACCGACGTTAACAGGGCTCTTGAAGATCCAGCAAATAAAGCGGCCATGCCGACTAATGCCATCGCGTGTGGATCAATATTCCAGTCAGGGAAAAGCATTGTTATTCCGGTTCCAACTATAAACCCAAAGGAAGCACCCAAGGTAAGTAACGGTGCAAGTGTTCCTCCAGAAGTCCCACTTCCTAGAGCCAAAGCCCAAGACAAAAACTTCCACACTAAAATACTGGCGGCAGCTCCAATAGTCAGGGAGCCACTTAAGCTCATCGAGATATTTCCATAACCTACACCAAGACTGCGAGGCTCGATCAATCCGATCACGCCAACGGCAATACCACCAATTGCTGGCCACCACATCCAATGGACAGGAATTTTCTCAAAAGCGTCTTCAATCCAGTAAATGGATTTCGTAACCAGTATACACATTAACCCCATTACCAAACCAAATACCAAGAAGATAGCAAGCTGTGTAATGTTGGTGTCAGGAAGGGGCGGCATCTGAAAGAACGACTCCGGGCCGATGAACAAACTTCTTAAAGTCGCCGCAATTATTGTGGCTAATGCGACGGGCACAAAAGATTTTGCGCGGAATTCAAATAGTAAGAGTTCAATCGCAATCATTACTGCCGAAAGTGGCGTACCAAAAATCGCTGTCATACCCGCAGCTGCGCCAGATGCTAGTAGGATTTTTCTTTCATAGGCACTAACAGGCAGAATCTGTCCAATCCAGGACCCTAAAGCTCCCCCAGTTGCAATGATAGGCCCCTCAGCTCCAAACGGTCCGCCCGAACCAATTGCTACTGCGGACGAAAGTGGTTTTAAGAAAGTAATTCTGCGGGGAATGCGACTGTCACGCTGAAGAATATTTTCCATGGCTTCAGGAATTCCGTGACCGCGAATGGCTTTGGAACCCCAACGAGCCATTGCCCCAACGATCAGCCCACCCATCACCGGAATAATCACTGCAATCCAGCCCAGAGTATTTTGTGCGGGTATGCGTTCCTCAAATGAAAATGTTTGAAAATAGAATAGGTTGGTGCAAAGTTGAATAGACATTAAGAGGCTTTTTGCGACGAAGGTCATTGCCACTCCGATCACGCAGCTTAACGAGTATATAAAAACCACCTGACTTTTTCTGCTTAACTCTTGCTCTGCCATCATTGTCTCCGATCTGGCGAATCTGCTCCTCGGAATTGAAACGTACAATACTTTGGACCTTGCATCGAAACGGTGTGTCATGTAATTTTTCGAACAAGGAATCATCAATATGGAAAATTCAAACTGCTGCGTCTGCCAAAAACCTAAAGCCAATTTAGAATGTGGTGTCTGCCACGAACACGTCTGTAAAAAGTGTGCGCAATTCGTGGAGGACGGTTCTTTTTCCTTTTACAAGACGGTTCCTAAGATTCTTCAAAGCACCGTCTTTTGTGGTCCTTGTTATGATCGAGAGATCTCTCCAGCAATTGCTGAATACGAACAGATCATGAAGAAAGCCAAAGGGATCAGCATCTTCATGAAAGAAGATTCCAAGATCACCCAACGATTTAGCAGAAAAGAAAATCCTATCGAGATCAAAGAGTGTGAAGACAAAGACGAACTCGTTATGCGCATGGCGTTTCTTGCAGTGACCGGGGGTTTTAATGCCTTAGTGGACGTGGAAATTAAACACGAAAAAGTAAAACCCGGCGGCAAGTATCAGTATACGAACTGGAGCGGGAAGGGCATTCCCACTCTAGTTACCTCCAGTAGACATCTTTAAGCCGTCCTATTGAACAGTGATCCAAACTCGGCTAACGCCGTAAGCACGAACCAGTCTGTTAAATGTATATCCATTATCAGGATGCATACGAATGCACCCATGGGATGCTGGCTTACCAAGTTTTGGCCAGTTGCCTTTAGGTGTCCCGTGAAGGGCGTAACCACCTTTGATGAAGACGGCATAGGGCATATTGCCTAAGCCATTGTAATCACCTTCTGGATATTTTGTAGAAGTATAACGGTCATAGATGCGACCATCTGGATGTCGATCAAAATTGGGTGTGGTGTAGCCTGCCATTCCTGTTGAGACAGCCCATGAACCTTGCATGTAACCATTCACGTAAAGGTACATACGTTGTGAACTTTTGACGACCTGAGCCCAGACCGAGCACGCATTTCTAGAGCAGCCTCCAAAGGGTCCGAGTATGTCATCCATCACAGTATTAATGTGAGCGGGCTTGCCGGTTTCTTGTTCGTAAATTTTATCGTACTGATCTAGGATTTCTTCAACGTTTGGATCGAATGGATTGATATGTTCAAGCATGTTAGGAATGCGGTCATCGTCGATATATGTGGTTACTTCCGCTTTCGCATAATTCCCCATTAGTAGCATAAGCGAAAGACTGAAACATGTTACGTGATGGCTTGTTCTCATGTCACACCTCAATTTGTGAGAGAGTTAAACTTGTTTCAAGTCTACTCTTGCGTACAAAAAATTGAGGTGGACCTAGTCTAATACGAGACTTCTGTTGCGGAACGAACTGTTAAAGTTTCGTTCTGTACGTTGCGCATTACCAATTCGAATTGGATCTTTAGCAAATCGCTGTCGGATATTGTGTGGCAGAACAAGAATGTCAGGTGCAGTCGCTCCTTGTCAGACAATTTGAATAGATCCCATAATCGGGGAAGAGTATCCATAGAAAAATGTCTTTTTTTGTCGAACACAAGCTTCACGAATGTTTTCGATACCTGAAGTCTGTCGGCACAGTATTGCAAAGAGAACGAGTATTTCTTTGTTTTCTCTGCAACGAATTTCTCTTTTAAGAAATCGCGGTAATCTGGATAGCTACCGATGTGTGTGGGTTGAATCATAAAAAACTCTTTTTGTTGGAGGGGGCTTGGAAGGGCGATCGCCTCTCCGGATAGTTCTTGGAACATTTCATTCACCTTTTCGGTTAATCAAATTTTAAAAATTCTAGAGAAAGAAGAGCCGGGGAGGTTAAATTTCCCCGGCTCTGAAGGATCACGCTCCCAATTCACCAATGAATTAGTTACGGTCTTGATCTAGAGCGATTTCCATTCTGTTAACACCAAGGTTTACGCCGAAACCTTTTGCGAACTGGAAGGAAACTTTAAGAGCGATTGTTGGAAGGTCTACGCGAGTCGCAGTAATAACACCAACGCCACCAAGGATTGCGCCTTGAGCTTGAGCTACGTAGTAAGTGCCAAGGATAGATTCTGGATTAGAATCAAAAAGAGCGATTTCAGCAGCTTGCCCCGTCAATTCCATTTTGCCTAAAGCGATTTGTGGAGAGAAAGGTTTAGCTTTCATTTTTACAGTTACTGGATATTCTGCAGTTTGACCTGTTGGTGACATACAAGCCAAAGTGCCTTTACCGTTATATTCATAATTTCCCAGAATAACTTTGATACCAGATGCCGTGCCTTTAAAGTTCAAGTTACATGCCCAAGCTGGAGCCGTGTACGCGTGAGCTTGTGAAACACCCAAAACCATTGCGATAGCCAAGAATACTTTTTTCATTTTAATCCTCCTTAGGATTGTTTTTGTTAGTAACGTTTTAAATTCCGCTGTTGCGGTATGGAGCAAGAGATATCCGAGCCTTTTCAGCCTGTCTAGACCCCGAACGGGACATTGTGTCCCGACTATTTAAAACGGGACAAGTTGTCCCGGGGAGCTTGCGTTATTAGAGTTTTGTGTCTATAACGGGCCCATGGAAATCACTATTAAAAAGCTATTGATGCAGGAACTTGCGAAACGCCAAACGCGCAATCCCTCTTATTCATTGCGTGCCTTCGCCAGAGATCTTGATATTGGATCGACGACTTTATCAGATGTTTTAGGAGACAGAAGATCGCTCTCTAAGACGAACCTTGAAAAAGTGATGGAGCGTTTGCTTGTATCACCTCTCGAGAAAGAGCTGCTTTGGTCAGAGTATAAACAAGGCTCTACAAAGGTTGAAATCGACGAGCGCCTCTTATTACAGGAGGACACATTCCGTCTCATTTCTGACTGGTACTACCTCGCGATTATGAACTTGGCGAAGCTTCCAGAAAATAGAGCGAACCCTCAATGGATTGCAAAACGTTTAGGAATCAAAGAGGAAAAAGCAGAAGAAGCTTTAGAGCGTTTGCTCAGATTAGAACTTTTGAAAAAAAATCGTAATCGTCTTGTGCGCACGGCAAAGCCAATGGTGATGCAAGATGTGCCGTCAGCTGCAATACGCAAGCACCATAACCAGAATTTGCATCTAGCAGAGCAATCACTCCACAGAGATCCCGTCGATAAACGGGTTTTTAACTCAATGACTATCGCCGTGAATCCTGAAAAACTCGGCGCTGTGAAAGATGTCCTATTAAAAACTCGAAAAAAAATAGAGGATCTGCTAGAAGATGGCCCTCTATCTGAGGTTTATACTTTTTCGTTTCAGTTATTCCCGTTAACGAAACTTCAAGATGGTACGGAGGGGCGCAATGTTTAAGACTATGAGAGCTTTAGTATCGGCTGCGATCATCTTTTCGTCATTCAGTGCAATGGCTATGATCGGCGGTGACTGGGTTGGCAACGGAGGCGGCATCGCAGAAAAGAACGTTCTTTACGCTTACGAGCGTTTGGATCAATACATTGAAATCTGCCTTACATCTGACACATGCAAATTAGATCCTCGTCAGCGCGAGATCATCGCAAAAATCGCCAAAGGTCTTCCCCAAGAGCTTCGCGGTCGCATGATCTATTTCGGTTCCGAGCAAAAAACTCCGGGGTTCTTTATGATCGACGGTTTGGTTCGTGTTGCCAAAACAGGCAGCTCACCAAGCAGTCCCATTTATATCAATGCAGATCTCCTTTACAGCAAAGGCGCTGACAACCAATACACAGCAGTGACAATTCCTGAAGCTGTTGCGATCTTGGTCCACGAGTTCGGTCACCATTACGGCGGTTACTCTCACGAGGAACTAGATTTGTTGGGTGTTCGTATTTCGATGCTTCTTCAATCTAAAATGGCAGTGACGCCGCTTCTTCCATGGAGCAACGATATCTCTGCAATGGTTTTAACTAAAAATGTTTACACGGCTTATCCAGATGTTCTTTTGAATGTCGGCGATGATGTGATTGATATTTCTAAATCCATTGCTGACGAGGCGATGTGCTACCGTTTCTCGGTACCGATTCCAGTTTTGCCAATCCCAGATTTGGATTTGATCAGCAAAAAACCAGCGGGCTCAGTTCTTTACAACCTTCACTGGGACAAATTCAATGACAGCGACACTCGTATTAAAGTGAAGTTGATCGGCAACATCTCGAACTCTTGCTTGTTTAAAACAAACATCCTTCTTCGCAGTAACGAATATAAGATGTCCATCAGCTTCTCTGCGACGAAAATCAATAACACTTGGAAGTACGACCATGATTCATTGAAGGTCGAGCAATACCGCGATCCTTGGTACAAAGTGATCCGCTTACCTTTCCAGCCAATGTCCTGGGGAGAAAACTAAAAAGAAGGCGGGTTTCAATCCCGCCTTTTTTATTTAGATTGACCTCTTGTAATCAGTATTTAATTTACTGAGGTCGTTAAATTCGATCATCAAACTAAATCCGCGTCGATTATGTTGACCAATCATTTCCACAACGAAACCATTTGTTACTAAGCAAATAATTGTTTTGTCAAAGGATGTGACATGTTGCGCGTTTTAGTTAGTGCGTTGCTTTTGTGTGTATTAATTCAGGCAGAGGCTCGTAATGATAGAGCTTTGAAGCTTCCTCCGGTGGAAAAGCCGCGAGTACAAAGAGAATTTAGGCGATCAATTCAATTGGAGAGGAATTCCAATCGGGCCAGTTCCAATTACGACGTTGGTAACGTGGAAGTTGGAGCAGAGGGAGTTCACGCATTTAATTTCTATTTCAATAATCTTGAGCCCACTGACAAGGTGACATTCTCTGCATCAACGCTTGCAGGAAGTGCAGGATATAAAATTTTGAAAGATGGATGTAAAGGAGTCACGCTAACGGGAACACAGAGGTGTTCTATGGAAGTATCCTATAAATTCACTTCCTCTGGTATCCAAAACACCGTTTTAACTTCGCCATGGGTGTTACAATATCAATTGGAGGATGGAACGATTGGTTCGTACAGCGGTACTGGATCTGAGTCTTATTCCGCATATGTTATTCCTCCGCCGCCCGAGTATGAGAAAGATCCATCTCCTCAGACGTGTCAGGGGCAAGCGCAAGGTTCCATCGTACGTTTGGATAGCCAATCTCTTGGTGAGGAAGTTGCTATCGTAGGGGTTGGGGGATCATTAGTATACACCACCGAAAACGCAAAACAGTTTGTTACCACAGCGTCCAAGGCAAATCGCATTCAAAGCTTCAATCCTGAAGGAATGTCCTTTTCGTTACTTCATTATTATGATCGAGTAAAACTTCGTTTGTTTGAGGGAAGCGGCAATTCCCGATTTGCCAAGTATATTAACCTGGATGGTCAGAGAGTTGTTGCCAGCTCTGATGGCCAAGAGTTGTATTATTTCGATACTAATGGCCGACATATGACTACTCGTTATTCGTTAACTGGTGCGATATTGCGTACTTTCAATTATACGAATAATAAAATTTCATCGATTGTGGACGCTTTCGGAAACACTATAACATTCGGGCGTAATAGCTTGGGTGTGCTAACGTCCATCACTTCCCCTTATGGGCAGGTGACAAACATTACCACAACTTCTGCCGGGTTAGTCGCCACCATCAAAAACCCAATGTCTCAAGTTCACACGTTGGCCTATAAAAGTGGAACTGAGCTATTGGAGAAGTTCACGAAGCCAGGTGGTCAGTATGCGACGTTTACGTATGATGGCAATGGTAAGTTAACGAGAGACGCAGGAAGCGGTGGAAACCGTTGGGATTTACTTTTAACCTTAATGTCGGATCAGAGAACGACAGACAAAAGCTCAGCTCTTGCGAGAAAAGAAACATATTATTACTGGTCAGAAAAAGGTGATAATCACAGATATGTGGATTATGCATCTGGCGCGTGGTCAGACAATATTTCCCTTTATAATAATGCTGGGAATGAATACCAAGAAGAGAACTATTCTGAACGAAGTACGACTTTCACCGATCCCCGTTTTGGAATTATGCATGACATGCCATTTACTAATAGCAAAATAGTGGCGGATGAACTGACGCGTGAGGTTGGGTCCGTTTTTACATTGTATAATCGATCAATAGATTCATATAAGCTATTCGATTTTGGTAAAATGGTGGATACAGTAACTGTAAACGACCGCCTGACCTCTACCTCCACCTATACCGTTGCTACAAATACACATCTGTCTCAATCCCCGCAAGGAGCGACAGCAACAAAAACTATAGACCAATTCGGAAGAACAACTTCTGAAAAAATCGGAAATGATTTACCGTGGACATTTGTCTACGATGGATACGGCAGGCTTTGGTCAAAGTCGCAGGGGTCCAATGTCGAGCAGTACGCATACAACTCTTCTGGATACTTACAAAGCGTCACGAACGCGCGTAACGAAGTTAC is a window of Bdellovibrio sp. SKB1291214 DNA encoding:
- a CDS encoding chloride channel protein; the protein is MSIQLCTNLFYFQTFSFEERIPAQNTLGWIAVIIPVMGGLIVGAMARWGSKAIRGHGIPEAMENILQRDSRIPRRITFLKPLSSAVAIGSGGPFGAEGPIIATGGALGSWIGQILPVSAYERKILLASGAAAGMTAIFGTPLSAVMIAIELLLFEFRAKSFVPVALATIIAATLRSLFIGPESFFQMPPLPDTNITQLAIFLVFGLVMGLMCILVTKSIYWIEDAFEKIPVHWMWWPAIGGIAVGVIGLIEPRSLGVGYGNISMSLSGSLTIGAAASILVWKFLSWALALGSGTSGGTLAPLLTLGASFGFIVGTGITMLFPDWNIDPHAMALVGMAALFAGSSRALLTSVVFALEGTKQPLGLVPLLGCCSIAYVVSSLLMKNSIMTEKIVRRGLQVPHEYYPVKSNSH
- a CDS encoding L,D-transpeptidase, giving the protein MGNYAKAEVTTYIDDDRIPNMLEHINPFDPNVEEILDQYDKIYEQETGKPAHINTVMDDILGPFGGCSRNACSVWAQVVKSSQRMYLYVNGYMQGSWAVSTGMAGYTTPNFDRHPDGRIYDRYTSTKYPEGDYNGLGNMPYAVFIKGGYALHGTPKGNWPKLGKPASHGCIRMHPDNGYTFNRLVRAYGVSRVWITVQ
- a CDS encoding DUF4423 domain-containing protein, which codes for MEITIKKLLMQELAKRQTRNPSYSLRAFARDLDIGSTTLSDVLGDRRSLSKTNLEKVMERLLVSPLEKELLWSEYKQGSTKVEIDERLLLQEDTFRLISDWYYLAIMNLAKLPENRANPQWIAKRLGIKEEKAEEALERLLRLELLKKNRNRLVRTAKPMVMQDVPSAAIRKHHNQNLHLAEQSLHRDPVDKRVFNSMTIAVNPEKLGAVKDVLLKTRKKIEDLLEDGPLSEVYTFSFQLFPLTKLQDGTEGRNV
- a CDS encoding RHS repeat domain-containing protein — translated: MLRVLVSALLLCVLIQAEARNDRALKLPPVEKPRVQREFRRSIQLERNSNRASSNYDVGNVEVGAEGVHAFNFYFNNLEPTDKVTFSASTLAGSAGYKILKDGCKGVTLTGTQRCSMEVSYKFTSSGIQNTVLTSPWVLQYQLEDGTIGSYSGTGSESYSAYVIPPPPEYEKDPSPQTCQGQAQGSIVRLDSQSLGEEVAIVGVGGSLVYTTENAKQFVTTASKANRIQSFNPEGMSFSLLHYYDRVKLRLFEGSGNSRFAKYINLDGQRVVASSDGQELYYFDTNGRHMTTRYSLTGAILRTFNYTNNKISSIVDAFGNTITFGRNSLGVLTSITSPYGQVTNITTTSAGLVATIKNPMSQVHTLAYKSGTELLEKFTKPGGQYATFTYDGNGKLTRDAGSGGNRWDLLLTLMSDQRTTDKSSALARKETYYYWSEKGDNHRYVDYASGAWSDNISLYNNAGNEYQEENYSERSTTFTDPRFGIMHDMPFTNSKIVADELTREVGSVFTLYNRSIDSYKLFDFGKMVDTVTVNDRLTSTSTYTVATNTHLSQSPQGATATKTIDQFGRTTSEKIGNDLPWTFVYDGYGRLWSKSQGSNVEQYAYNSSGYLQSVTNARNEVTSYTYDLAGKLTQIKLPDNRLIGMTYDANGNRTGITPPSKPAHKFVFNAMDLMSSYQPPALTGVTVKDTTYAYNQDKQLTQITRPDTRTVKYVYGASSGRLEQVQVARGSDKYFYKPWSDRIEQIDSADGIRTFYYYFGKMLRSESQSLTTNGLNIAKVSYNFDSELRVSARVVEGDGYNSTTAITYNGDSVPAKIGNMTLTYSYPSGRLSTTALDRITDSRTYNTSGYLTGYKAVYTPTSGAATTLYSYTLTRDVMGRISGKSETIGGVTTTYAYQYDKAGRLTLVTKNGATNSSFVYDSNGNKTSGVINGVAFTATYDNQDRLTSWNGVAYGYNANGDNTNIGTNTFTYDAYSRLLASVTGTSNYKYQYDGKGRQVRMYSGTTGATTMRRIYENDLRIAAEYNDAGVVAKEYVYGTSVNSPDYVIISGVRYRYIKDHLGSPRLIVKSTDGTIAQRMDYDVLGKVINNTKAGFQAYGFAGGMFISSVGLVKFGARWYDPNTGRWTSKDPIRFDGKDLNLFGYALNDPVNKTDSKGLRNEMACAAAGAKDVIQEIQNLRNECAKVEAKLSSGNLSAEERKAYTEDGHYFAEQLKQRELDQRNDQDDCNSPDDV